One Pangasianodon hypophthalmus isolate fPanHyp1 chromosome 7, fPanHyp1.pri, whole genome shotgun sequence genomic window, GGGACACGAGTACAACTGGAGAACTCTGGTTGGTGAAcaatttgtgaatatttttcaggttttataggtacaaaaaaaaaactaaaaaatatatatttgttaatCTTTCATTATATTACATTCTATGTTTTTTCGTTTGAGATCATATTACATGTTCATATTCAGACAGTAACTTGACGATTTTTTGTCTCTCAAAGCAACGGCTTTTAATCCTGTAGTGATCTGTCTGGCAACAGCGTTGGTAATGTGCGGGATTCTGATTTCTGCTCAAGCTGTTTTACTCTGTAAAAGCAAAAACTGTCAACAATACAGAGGTAAGTGTTTAATATTACAGTGTAAATTTATCTTCAATACATGTTTTGCATATAAATGACCTCagcatttatttacaattcAGATACAATTAGTAGAATCATTAGATTTGGGAAGTCTAAAGGTCAATCATGTTAATACACAATAGGGAAAATGTTAGCAGTGTCAGATCTTTGTGCATAATGAAGTGAGACTCTTCATAGAAGAAAATCTTCATTACATGTTCTCATTTTTATTCCAGAGAGAATTCAGCATGGTGCTGTGATAAACACTGAGAAGACGAACACTCAGGTACTTGTTCACTTGTGCAGGAAATGACTCAGGATTATAATCAGAATtacaatttcaatttaaattcaGAATAAAAGCAGACATGTTTAAGTGGATCTCTTTAAAGTTCTTgggtttttttacattttgttaaatatactCTGTATGATTTGTAGTTATTCTCATAAACATTATAATTCATTTGTTACCTATTGTAGATTCAGTCATTTCAATAATGTGCGTTGTCATAAATAATTTGACTTAACCTCCTAGTCTTGAAAAgtggtatataaataaaagaaaagtattcattcattttttttataatttagttCTCATTTTATGTTCATTTCCACAGGACCATGATGCTGTGGAGCTGAATTACGCTGCCTTACATATTAATGAACGGAAAACTAAAAGAGCGAGAGAAAATCGAGGTCGATCTCAAGACAGTGTATACTCTGAAGTGAAATATTCCACCATCACTCAGTGAAATAGTCTTTAATATTATTCTGTTTCTGTAATTGTTAGGTTGTTTGATCTGCTTTAATGTTTCTGTTCATGAGCAGACTGTAGCAAatcatctgattttttttttttaaaccttattgatattatttattttttaaaactttattaatattaaatacagacAGGTTGCTCTGTTGTGCTGTGggagggatttatttatttttctgccatAGTTTGGCCCCAcccatttccttacagaaaaacatcattgcaaatcaatacaataAGTTCTTCCTCCTGATCACCTTTGTCCTATGTTGAAACATTTGTGtcctgatgggtgtggtctTTTCCTGGATAattccgcccccatccacagggtgTGAAGGCCCACTGAAtagtttgaggaggaaaattaTCTAAATCATATGTTgtggccttcacactcaccacatCTCAAcctgaacacctatgggagattttagaGTGACGTAttagacagtgctctccaccaccatcatcatcatcatcatcatcatcacaacacCATCTGAGGGAAAATCTTCATCACTCCAGATCGGTTCTGGAAGCTTGTGGTGCCTCAACACCTTACCAATTTGACACTCATTTGTAGGTTTGATTACCTgtaataaaatcttttaaattttcTCAAGACTGTCCTGTCATGAAACATCTGACTGAATAGATTAGATTTCTGTAATAATCATCAAACTGTGAGaaaattttgcattaaaactgTGTTTAAGATGAAGAAATGTCACACTGGTGCCAAGGAGGATCTCTGCAAAGCCTCACATCAGACAGTATTTTGTCAtgctcttctgtttcctttccaGAATGTCTATTAAagacatttatgttttttttaagtttgtcaATAATATATCTAGAGTGCTTTGCATCTGTGCTTTGCATCTGTAAGTGGGAGGAGTCTGTGGTTTAATCATGAGAAGAAGGAAGTTTTAAGTAACCTACTTTCTGTTGGCAGAccagaaacaaacacaacatgcaaaaaaaaaaaaagaaagaaagaaaccccAAAAAGGGTCCTAGACTTTTCAGCTCTCTTATAATatattttggggtttttctttcattttttttaatggctttgTCTTCTGTCTCTAGAGCACCCACTGTAGGAGAACAGTGAAAGTATGTAGCTAATCAGGGAATGAAGAAAGTGTAAAATCAGCTGATCagctttctttgttaaataacaacgaTCTTTTCATTATTAGATTATGGGGCACTTCTGCCACACGTGAGTCCCcttacagtcagagctgctgtcatagaaaattaatcaacaccttctgaccagtcgaAAACAATTATTACTATTCATCaataaaaattatatgaaaaacatttaaaaggtctttaaaatatgtttaaatgtataagataaggactggtgtcccatccaggttttttttttccacctggaTAGTCTCTAGCTTCAcggtgaccctgaccaggacagttcacttactgaagatgaatgaatgaataaatgaatgaataaaaaaaaaattcagatctaatataaactatatggcaaaaattatgtggacaactgaccatcacacccatatgtggttcttccccaaactattgccacaaagttggaagcacatgaTTGTATAGATTGTCTTTCTATGCTGTatctttacaatttcccttcactggaactaagaggcccaaacctgttccagcatgacaatgcccctctgcacaaagcgagctacatgaagacatggtgtgtgaaggttggagtggaagaactcgagtgaacTCGAGAACTCGagagaaccctgacctcaaccccactcaacacctttgagatgaactggaacaccgacaacactctcctcacccaacatcagcgcctgacctcacttatgctcttgtagctgaatgaacacaaatccccacagccacgctccaaaatctagtggaaagccttcccagaagagtggagcttattatatcAGCAAAAGGTGGAGCAGGTCCATATTattgcccatggttttggaatgggatgttcaaggaCAGATcgggatgtgatggtcaggtgttcacaaacttaaAGTGAACTGAAGTGAAATGGCAACAATTCAAAATGGAGGTTTTAACctgatttctttgtattttatgcATTCTTTAAAGTTttctacattacatttttttattttttcaaggaaaagatgaaagaaaaaatttcTGTGTAAAGTAACAACACTTCTACCTGAATGGGttttgtagggtttttttttttgtccttttttccacTAGAGACTTCTGGTGGTCAAAATGTGCTCCAAAAATAGAAACATGTAGCTGGAAAGGAAGTGTAAAAAAACCTTGTGACTTATAACTCAGTCAATCAGATGAAAGTCCCCAGTACAAAATACTTTGTGCTTCTGTCACTTGTTTTCTTTCTAACAGCTCGATCAAAGTATCATTTCACCTCTGAGGATGGCTCCAATCTggacaattattttatttctcaacaCAGTATGTAAGTTTTAAAGACACTGTATTTAAATGGTCTACAGATATGATTGTTACTCCTACTAAGTGTTTgaaattttattcattgtttatttctcttgatatatcattattatatctaatttaatttattttctagcTCCAGCCCAATCTGTGGATTTTTCCAGACCAGCATTTCTCTCAGTGAAGTCTGGAGAACGTGTTACACTTAACTGCCCATTTGGAGATATTCGTAATGCTGAAAGTATGGTTTGGTACAAACTCATATTTGGAGAAATGCCTCAAAAAGTGGGAGAAAGATTACCTTATAAGGATTTCGAAATTTCTCCCGAGTTCAAGACGTCAGGATTTATGATGGAGCTGACTGATAACGGCATTTCTCTGACAATTCCACATATAAAACAAGAACATGGAGGACTTTACTACTGTGAAAAATGTACCTTGGATGATGTTACATTATCCAGTGGAACTTTCTTGGCTGTAACAGGTAAATAACTAAATCAAATTTGTTTGTAGAAAAGCTATACATATATTTAACCCATTTATGCTCATTTTGGAATTTTTACTTTGCCTCACTGGGTCAGAACAAAGTCAAAGTCATGAAGAAAATGTGTAGCAAGAGCAatatcttttttatatataattgtacTTTATATTCTCTGATCCAAATAGCTATTTTGTAAATTGCACAAATGTTTAATTACCAAAATGTCATGCTTTTAGAAATTGTGGATAATAGTGTATGTTAGTGGAGGAAATAGGCAATTTTATAGAATTTTACTGTCTTGTTTTAGCAATCtggaaatgtattaatattgaTTAAAATTAGGTTTAAATTGTTGGATGGATAGACCGTGGTGCAAAGTGGCCTGATACCAAATTTAGGGTTGAAAAAAAGGATTCTGTAACAAAATTTTATTGCACTTTAggtataaatgattatttaaatttactGAGTAAATCTGCTTTAGATTCAGCAAGTTAGAAAGCTAaacataaatttaattaaagatgGCCAGCAAACACTCTGCTCTGTCAGCTCCCTCTCACTACAATACGCAtgtgaaaaacatccagttacATGTGAAaagtatgtcttttttttcgATAAGGAAACCAGTGCTTGCTAACATCATTTTTCTGCATATTTTCGTGGGGGAATTTACACTGACATTACACTCATACAGCAGAAACCTCCCGAGTCCTAATTGGtcagaataaattaaataaacccaTGTTggaattatgtaataataataataataataataataataataacattcatCTCAAATTGCAGTACAGTGTGAAGTAGCAAGCAGAAATGATCAAACAAATAGTAGTCAAAAATAAACCAGTAAAagaatcaaataataaaaataataaaatacataatagaagttacattaataaataaaataaaactataaaactataaaaacaacTAGTACAAGTTTATAAAGAGAGCCATGATCTAACACTGTCTATATTACACTCAACAGGTGATGAAGACGTAAAAGTGTCAGTGTTGCAGAGCAGCGTGTTGGACTCGGTTCCTGCAGGAGCGTCAGTGACTCTGCAGTGCTCGGTTCTCtctgagagcagagcagcagatcTCCAAGTGCTCTGGTTCAGAGCTGCTCCACCACAATCCCATCCtcaaatcatttacactcatcacaacagcagccatcagtgtgagagcagctcttctacacacacctgtgtgtacagCTTCTCCAAGAACATCCTCAGCCTCAATGATACTGGCACTTACTACTGCGCTGTGGCCGTGTGTGGGAAGATCATTTTTGGGAACGGGACACAAGTACAGTTGGAAAGCTTTCCAGATTTGGGTTGGTAAAAAGTGTATGTGAATATTATTTGGGTTTCAACTAAATCAAatttgaaaattttgaaaaaaaaaaattaaaaatcatattatttctcattagttatttatttgtttaaaaaataaaatcagtggtTGTAAATATTTAGAGCATTAAATAATGTTACTTTTTATGTCTACATTAATGGCTGTTATACCACTTGTATTGTACATATTCatgatatttattacataatgatcataaatatgatattctgatatttattgtcctgcagtAACATCTTTAGGTCTTGAAATCTACCTCGCAGTAGTGGTGGCAGTGTGTCTGGTTGTTATCTTCGCTCAAGCATTTATAATCTGTAAAATGAGAAACTGTGAACAATCCAGAGGTGAGTATGGATCATACAGAGGTGCAAACAATTTTGcaaattatattcatttttctctccacagtattatagaatgtcttttgtgtatacactgatcagccataacattaaaaccaccagcctaatattgtgtaggtcccccttgtgctgccaaaacagccctgacccatcgaggcgtggactccacaagacttctgaaggtgtgctgtggtatctgacaccaagacgttagcagcagatcctttaagtcctataAGTTGCGacgtggggcctccatggatcggacttgtttgtccagcatgtCCCACaaatgctcgatcggattgagatctggggaatttggaagccaagtcaacaccttgaactctttgtcattttCATCAAACCATTGCTGAACAGTTGCTGAAattgctgaaagaggtcactgccattagagaataccgtttccatgaagaggtgtacttggtctgcaacaatgtttaggtaggtggtacgtgtcaaagtaacatccacatgaatgccaggacccaaggtttcccagcagaacattgcccagagcatcacactgcctccgccggcttgcttCTTCCCATAGtccatcctggtgccatctcttccccaggtaagtgacacacacgtACCCGGCCGCTGACATgacataaaagaaaatgtgattcatcaaaccaggccatcttcttccattgctcagtggtccagttctgatgctcacatgcccattgtaggcgcatTCAGTGGtgaacaggggtcagcatggaaACTCTGACCgatctgcagctacgcagccccatacgcagcaacctgtgatgaactgtgtgttctgacacctttccatCACAGCCAACTTTAACTTtctcagcaatttgtgctatagtagctcttctctgggatcagaccagatgggccaGCCTTctctccccacgtgcatcagtgagccttgggcacccacgaccctgtcgctagttcaccggttgtccttccttggaccccTTTGGTAGGCACTAACCACCGCATACCGGGAACACAAGTTAATATACAATAGGGAAAATGTTAGCAGTGTCAGATCTTTGTGCATAATGAAGTGAGACTCTTCATAGAAGAAAATCTTCATTACATGTTCTCATTTTTATTCCAGAGAGAATTCAGCATGGTGCTGTGATAAACACTGAGAAGACGAACACTCAGGTACTTGTTCACTTGTGCAGGAAATGACTCAGGATTATAATCAGAATtacaatttcaatttaaattcaGAATAAAAGCAGACATGTTTAAGTGGATCTCTTTaaagttcttgtttttttttttttttttttgtagttattcTCATAAACATTATAAGTCATTTGTTACCTATTGTAGATTCAGTCATTTCAATAATGTGCGTTGTCATAAATAATTTGACTTAACCTCCTAGTCTTGAAAAgtggtatataaataaaagaaaagtattaattcattttttttataatttagttCTCATTTTATGTTCATTTCCACAGGACCATGATGCTGTGGAGCTGAATTACGCTGCCTTACATATTAATGAACGGAAAACTAAAAGAGCGAGAGAAAATCGAGGTCGATCTCAAGACAATCTATACACTGAAGTGAAATATTCCACCATCACTCAGTGAAATAGTCTTTAATATTATTCTGTTTCTGTAATTGTTAGGTTGTTTGATCTGCTTTAAGGTTTTGTTCATGAGCAGACTGTAGCAAatcatctgatttttttttttaaaccttattgatattatttattttttaaaactttattaatattaaatacagacAGGTTGCTCTGTTGTGCTGTGggagggatttatttatttttctgccatAGTTTGGCCCCAcccatttccttacagaaaaacatcattgcaaatcaatacaataAGTTCTTCCTCCTGATCACCTTTGTCCTACGTTGAAACATTTGTGtcctgatgggtgtggtctTTTCCTGGATAattccgcccccatccacagggtgTGAAGGCCCACTGAAtagtttgaggaggaaaattaTCTAAATCATATGTTgtggccttcacactcaccacatCTCAAcctgaacacctatgggagattttagaGTGACGTAttagacagtgctctccaccatcatcatcatcatcatcatcatcatcatcacaacacCATCTGAGGGAAAATCTTCATCACTCCAGATCGGTTCTGGAAGCTTGTGGTGCCTCAACACCTTACCAATTTGACACTCATTTGTAGGTTTGATTACCTgtaataaaatcttttaaattttcTCAAGACTGTCCTGTCATGAAACATCTGACTGAATAGATTAGATTTCTGTAATAATCATCAAACTGTGAGaaaattttgcattaaaactgTGTTTAAGATGAAGAAACGTCACACTGGTGCCAAGGAGGATCTCAGCAAAGCCTCACATCAGACAATATTTTGTCAtgctcttctgtttcctttccaGAATGTCttttaaagacatttatatttttttaagttcgTCAATAATATATCTAGAGTGCTTTGCATCTGTGCTTTGCATCGGTAAGTGGGAGGAGTCTGTGGTTTAATCATGAGAAGAAGGAAGTTTTAAGTAACCTACTTTCTGTTGGCAGAccagaaacaaacacaacatgcaaaaaaaaaaaaagaaagaaagaaaccccAAAAAGGGTCCTAGACTTTTCAGCTCTCTTATAATatattttggggtttttctttcattttttttaatggctttgTCTTCTGTCTCTAGAGCACCCACTGTAGGAGAACAGTGAAAGTATGTAGCTAATCAGGGAATGAAGAAAGTGTAAAATCAGCTGATCagctttctttgttaaataacaacgaTCTTTTCATTATTAGATTATGGGGCACTTCTGCCACACGTGAGTCCCcttacagtcagagctgctgtcatagaaaattaatcaacaccttctgaccagtcgaAAACAATTATTACTATTCATCaataaaaattatatgaaaaacatttaaaaggtctttaaaatatgtttaaatgtataagataaggactggtgtcccatccaggttttttttttccacctggaTAGTCTCTAGCTTCAcggtgaccctgaccaggacagttcacttactgaagatgaatgaatgaataaatgaatgaataaaaaaaaaattcagatctaatataaactatatggcaaaaattatgtggacaactgaccatcacacccatatgtggttcttccccaaactattgccacaaagttggaagcacatgaTTGTATAGATTGTCTTTCTATGCTGTatctttacaatttcccttcactggaactaagaggcccaaacctgttccagcatgacaatgcccctctgcacaaagcgagctacatgaagacatggtgtgtgaaggttggagtggaagaactcgagtgaacTCGAGAACTCGagagaaccctgacctcaaccccactcaacacctttgagatgaactggaacaccgacaacactctcctcacccaacatcagcgcctgacctcacttatgctcttgtagctgaatgaacacaaatccccacagccacgctccaaaatctagtggaaagccttcccagaagagtggagcttattatatcAGCAAAAGGTGGAGCAGGTCCATATTattgcccatggttttggaatgggatgttcaaggaCAGATcgggatgtgatggtcaggtgttcacaaacttaaAGTGAACTGAAGTGAAATGGCAACAATTCAAAATGGAGGTTTTAACctgatttctttgtattttatgcATTCTTTAAAGTTttctacattacatttttttattttttcaaggaaaagatgaaagaaaaaaattctgtgtAAAGTAACAACACTTCTACCCGAATGGGttttgtagggtttttttttgtccttttttccacTAGAGACTTCTGGTGGTCAAAATGTGCTCCAAAAATAGAAACACGTAGCTGGAAAGGAAGTGTAAAAAAACCTTGTGACTTATAACTCAGTCAATCAGATGAAAGTCCCCAGTACAAAATACTTTGTGCTTCTGTCACTTGTTTTCTTTCTAACAGCTCGATCAAAGTATCATTTCACCTCTGAGGATGGCTCCAATCTggacaattattttatttctcaacaCAGTATGTAAGTTTTAAAGAC contains:
- the LOC128317046 gene encoding uncharacterized protein LOC128317046; amino-acid sequence: MAPIWTIILFLNTVSPAQSVDFSRPAFLSVKSGERVTLNCPFGDIRNAESMVWYKLIFGEMPQKVGERLPYKDFEISPEFKTSGFMMELTDNGISLTIPHIKQEHGGLYYCEKCTLDDVTLSSGTFLAVTGDEDVKVSVLQSSVLDSVPAGASVTLQCSVLSESRAADLQVLWFRAAPPQSHPQIIYTHHNSSHQCESSSSTHTCVYSFSKNILSLNDTGTYYCAVAVCGKIIFGNGTQVQLESFPDLVTSLGLEIYLAVVVAVCLVVIFAQAFIICKMRNCEQSRERIQHGAVINTEKTNTQDHDAVELNYAALHINERKTKRARENRGRSQDNLYTEVKYSTITQ